The Thermoleophilaceae bacterium genome window below encodes:
- a CDS encoding FkbM family methyltransferase encodes MNEHGTNADPVSNFLRSAAAPGMAGLDAGAGAGRFTRALAEAVTASGSVLALEPDAASAAMIEQNTAGQGAPVRVEQAAAWREPGTAKVSMSGGALVPTVRVDDLVQTLDIARIDNDGTEHVAIQGMERVIARCRPVMLVAFWPRGIQKLGDNPAAVLDYYRELGYDLALLEAPELPRLPAADDLIEAASTAPGGRGWLTLTPSAARRGTLVELRTAAELIERGPAAAAGRLGGAGGRLRVLILRLMRPYTAHQNEVDRHLLDAIEEVRRALLEARGRAEEQRSSQRRGLRSLEQLRAELERVRGAAAELEVIKARLEALEQRRPD; translated from the coding sequence ATGAACGAGCACGGCACGAACGCCGATCCGGTGTCCAACTTCCTGCGCTCCGCTGCGGCGCCGGGAATGGCCGGCCTTGACGCAGGCGCCGGGGCCGGCCGGTTCACCCGTGCGCTCGCGGAAGCCGTGACTGCCAGCGGGTCGGTCCTGGCCCTCGAGCCGGACGCGGCCAGCGCGGCGATGATCGAGCAGAACACCGCGGGGCAGGGCGCACCGGTGAGGGTGGAGCAGGCCGCGGCATGGAGAGAGCCCGGCACCGCGAAGGTGAGCATGTCGGGCGGCGCCCTGGTTCCGACCGTGCGCGTGGATGACCTCGTGCAGACGCTCGACATCGCCCGGATCGACAACGACGGCACGGAGCACGTGGCCATCCAGGGGATGGAGCGCGTGATCGCGCGCTGCCGCCCGGTGATGCTCGTGGCCTTTTGGCCGCGCGGGATACAGAAGCTCGGCGACAACCCGGCCGCGGTGCTCGACTACTACCGGGAGCTGGGCTACGACCTTGCGCTGCTCGAGGCTCCGGAGCTGCCGAGACTGCCGGCGGCGGACGACCTGATCGAAGCAGCGAGCACGGCGCCCGGCGGCCGCGGGTGGCTCACGCTCACCCCAAGCGCCGCGCGGCGCGGCACTCTGGTTGAGCTCCGGACCGCGGCGGAGCTGATCGAGCGCGGGCCAGCCGCGGCAGCGGGCCGGCTCGGTGGGGCGGGCGGGCGGCTGCGGGTGCTGATCCTGCGGCTGATGCGCCCCTACACCGCTCACCAGAACGAGGTGGATCGCCACCTGCTCGACGCGATCGAAGAGGTACGTCGCGCACTGCTCGAGGCGCGCGGCCGGGCGGAGGAGCAACGCTCCAGTCAGAGGCGCGGGCTGCGTTCGCTGGAGCAGCTCCGGGCCGAGCTCGAGCGGGTGCGTGGTGCCGCGGCCGAGCTCGAGGTGATCAAGGCGCGGCTGGAGGCGCTGGAGCAGCGGCGTCCCGACTGA
- a CDS encoding glycosyltransferase, which yields MRTVVCLVGGGNDETAAANLRAHLPRDVDLVFDLTQVPPGDVVLVEAGCAVAPGWFELLRDAAYSDSIIATASALADHCPEAAVAERARIAAGASLRLRPRLLGATGPCVYVRRTAIELAGAPQGGMDDFSRRCAAAGLSHVLADDVLVGGGPPGALGPRRGAPATLMRSLAAVRSALDGLSVTIDCRHLTGTLTGIQVHTLELMAALARRGRFRIRALTSPLVSDEAREILAAVDGVEELDYDALGPDTPLSDIFHRPYQVTNEDDLRVSHLTGERFVVTQHDLIGYRNPAYSGSDEGWHAYRELTRRALAGADRVAFVSRHAAADALADDLVDADAIRVVPNGVDHAAVTPPEGVRPPAAPEPGFLICLGTNFRHKNRPFALALLAELRSRHGFGGGLVLAGPHMEHGSSADEEAAFMAAHPHLLDHVTDLGAVSEAEKAWLYANAAAVVYPSVYEGFGLIPFEAAAAGVPCLFAPQAALSEVLPPDTALLVPWDAAASADRCADVLREGRPRRRLVKQLRTAAEPFTWDAAAEAVQALYDETVVAPRREAGAFAREAIGLREERNRFKWELDALQAQHDALIEAIGEDGLRLVGHGGLLPNEVRASLRAVALRPRLAQRLYALIGLLSRLPRRGAG from the coding sequence ATGCGAACCGTGGTGTGCCTCGTCGGCGGCGGGAATGACGAAACGGCGGCCGCCAACCTGAGGGCGCATCTGCCGCGCGATGTGGATCTGGTCTTCGACCTGACGCAGGTGCCGCCGGGTGACGTTGTGCTCGTGGAGGCCGGTTGCGCCGTCGCCCCGGGCTGGTTCGAGTTGCTGAGAGACGCGGCCTACTCGGACTCCATCATCGCTACGGCCAGCGCCCTCGCGGATCACTGCCCGGAGGCCGCGGTGGCCGAGCGAGCGAGAATCGCGGCAGGCGCCTCGCTGAGACTCCGGCCGCGGCTGCTCGGGGCCACCGGTCCGTGTGTATACGTGCGCCGGACCGCGATCGAGCTTGCAGGCGCGCCTCAGGGCGGTATGGACGACTTCTCGCGGCGATGCGCCGCCGCGGGCCTGAGCCACGTACTTGCGGATGACGTGCTGGTGGGCGGCGGCCCGCCCGGCGCTCTCGGCCCGCGGCGAGGCGCACCGGCAACCCTGATGCGTTCCCTCGCCGCTGTGCGCAGCGCGCTCGACGGACTGTCCGTGACGATCGACTGCCGGCATCTCACCGGCACGCTCACCGGGATCCAGGTGCACACCCTCGAGCTGATGGCCGCGCTCGCCAGGCGGGGGCGTTTTCGCATCCGGGCGCTCACCTCGCCACTGGTCTCGGACGAGGCGCGCGAGATCCTCGCGGCCGTTGACGGCGTCGAGGAGCTCGACTACGACGCACTGGGGCCGGACACCCCGCTGTCGGACATCTTTCACCGTCCCTATCAGGTGACGAATGAGGATGATCTGCGCGTGTCTCACCTAACGGGCGAACGCTTCGTGGTGACCCAGCACGATCTGATCGGCTACCGGAATCCGGCGTACTCCGGCTCCGATGAGGGCTGGCACGCCTACCGCGAGCTCACGCGGCGAGCTCTCGCCGGCGCGGACCGAGTGGCGTTCGTCTCGCGGCACGCGGCAGCCGATGCCCTGGCCGACGACCTCGTGGATGCCGACGCGATCCGCGTTGTCCCGAACGGTGTGGACCATGCGGCCGTTACGCCGCCCGAAGGCGTGCGGCCGCCGGCCGCGCCGGAGCCTGGGTTTCTCATCTGCCTGGGCACCAACTTCCGTCACAAGAACCGGCCCTTCGCGCTCGCCCTGCTCGCGGAGCTGCGCTCACGGCACGGCTTCGGCGGGGGTCTGGTACTCGCCGGCCCGCACATGGAGCACGGCTCATCCGCCGACGAGGAGGCCGCCTTCATGGCGGCGCATCCGCACCTCCTCGACCATGTAACCGACCTCGGCGCTGTGAGCGAGGCCGAAAAGGCTTGGCTTTACGCGAATGCCGCCGCCGTGGTGTACCCGAGCGTGTACGAGGGCTTTGGGCTGATCCCGTTCGAGGCGGCGGCCGCCGGCGTGCCGTGCCTGTTCGCGCCTCAGGCCGCGCTGTCCGAGGTGCTGCCGCCCGATACCGCGCTGCTCGTCCCGTGGGACGCGGCCGCGAGCGCCGACCGCTGCGCGGACGTGCTGCGGGAGGGACGCCCAAGGCGCCGGCTCGTGAAGCAGTTGCGAACGGCGGCCGAGCCCTTCACGTGGGACGCGGCCGCCGAGGCGGTGCAGGCGCTGTACGACGAGACCGTGGTGGCGCCGCGCCGTGAAGCTGGAGCGTTCGCGCGCGAGGCGATCGGCCTGCGTGAGGAGCGCAATCGCTTCAAGTGGGAGCTGGACGCCCTCCAGGCGCAGCACGACGCTCTCATCGAAGCCATCGGCGAGGACGGCCTGAGGCTCGTGGGACACGGTGGGCTGCTGCCGAACGAGGTCCGGGCGTCGCTGCGAGCGGTGGCCTTGCGGCCGCGGCTCGCCCAGCGCCTGTACGCATTGATCGGGCTCCTGTCGCGGCTGCCCCGCAGGGGAGCGGGATGA